A window of Macrotis lagotis isolate mMagLag1 chromosome 1, bilby.v1.9.chrom.fasta, whole genome shotgun sequence genomic DNA:
tctttgggcctcagtttcctcatctgtagaatgaagttGGATAGGATGTCCTTTTGAGATTCCTTCTAAATTGAACTGATGTTACTTAAGACTTGAGCTCTCATATGACTAGCAGATTAGGTTTAGGAAGATGCAAGAGGATTTAGGGCTCTGTCATCTGGGAAGGAGACAGTCCGGGAAGACTCCCGCTAAGGATGAGTTTCCTGCCCTGCTTGGACCCAAATCCAGTTCACTCAGCCCAGCTGAGCAGCTGAACAGCTGAGCAACCGGATCCGCCAGGGGCCTGGAGGGGGGCAGAATCCACAaagcttccctccccctctcccaccaaggctcTGCACTATTTTTGGGCTGTGCCGACCCCGCCCCAGCCCCAGCCTTCCCGGGGTCCTTTCCAGAGTCCTGGCTATTCATCCTGGCAGGAGGGGCCCACTGTGTCCGCAGAGGCTGAAGGTCCATCTGGGGCCATGTCGGGTCGCTCAGTTCCACATGCCCACCCGGCCACCACCGAGTACGAGTTCGCTAATCCGAGCCGTTTAGGGGAACAACGATTTGGGGAAGGTACAGGATTgccatcccctccccccacctccattgATTTGGGGGGCTGACCTCCCAGCCCTCACtaaccctccccctccccaacttgAACTAAATTGACCTCCTGGGACTGATCCTCTCTCATCTGAGACTGACTTTTCCCATCTGGGTTATTGCCTCATTCCCTTACTGACCCCCCACTAAAGTCATCTGACCCAGGGGGATCCCACTGGACTGACAGCTGTCATTATCCTTAACTTGTACCTTCTCTCTTTCCACAACTTGGCttcaacttttcttctttcccttgtcTCCAATTCCCCCATCctatttgttataatttttatatcttcCCTCTGCCTCTCCAATTCACCGTAATGAAGATGCAAATCTGATCTTGTCACTTGATAAGTATATGATTTTGGTCTAGTCACTTACCTGTTTTATGCCTCAGCTTCCttgtttgcaaaaatgaaaaggttgctataattgtaattttagatatcattctctaggcctcaatttcctgtCTGAACAATGGCCTCTATGATCCCTATCCAGTTCCAACTATGtagtcccttctctttccctccaatCTTCTCCCTGTAtacctttccctctctttccttttgctCTTCCCTTTCTGTCCTGTCTTATACCTTTTCTCTtctcactttccatttttttacacatctttccttcctcacttcaccttttctttccattcatctACCCCTTAGGCCTGCTCCCAGAGGAGATCCTGACTCCCACCCTGTACCATGGCTACTATGTCCGACCACGGGCAGCTCGAGCTGGGGAGAGTGGTGGAGCAGGGGCCTCTGAGCTCCGCCTTAGTGAAGGCAAGTTCCAGGTCTTCCTGGATGTGAGTCATTTTACCCCAGATGAGGTTACAGTGAGGACCGTGGACAACCTGCTGGAGGTGTCTGCCAGGCATCCTCAACGCCTGGATCGGCATGGTTTTGTGTCTCGTGAGTTCTGCCGTACCTATGTCCTCCCTGCTGATGTGGATCCCTGGAGAATTCGGGCTGCACTTTCCcatgatggtattctccaactgGAGGCTCCACGGGGAGGAAGACATTTGGACACAGAGGTCAATGAGGTCCATGTTTCTCTGTTACCTAGACCTCCTGAccaggaggaagaaggggagggagactGGATGGGACTCTAATTAACTCAAAGATGGCATCAAGGCTATTGCTGTATAGGGATGAGAGCAGCTGCCTACCAACCTAGATGCAATCGCATCTcatggggaaaaggaaggaaaattggaaagagaatggggaagaggtcaaagaaaaggggaaaggggatggggagggacaGTAGTGATCCAGAATGGAATGTTTATCTGGTTTAGTCCTTGGAACATGTGTTATCATTCAACTGTGGGTAACAATGAATAAATCCAAATCCCAGGGCCCTGTTTGTGTTTCTCCCTATTCTATAGCCTGGAGAATAAGACTATATGTGAGGAAAGAAGTCCTAGACAAGGACTACAGAACTCCTGGCTGGACAGAGTGCTCATAATTTGGATATGCTGAGCTCAACGCCAAACTAAGCTCACAACTGGATTTTGTGATTACAGCAGGTTATTGGCACTGACTCCTAATCAGATTCCTAGCTCTGATTTTCTCACAATACCACAAAAGCCAGAGTGATCCTGGTAGGGGATGAGGACTGTGCCATCCAAACAAGCCAGAGGGCATTGTCTGGGCTGGTGattagaaatacaaaaacaagggTCTCCAGACAGTCTGGACTTTTCAAGATAGAATTTAGGAGGGGTCTGGGAAAAAGAAACATGTTTTTGTCTAGGCAGTTTTGCCTAAAGCAATGTCCTTCAGTTCATGGGCACCTATTTCTATCATATAGAGTTCTCACATTCAAGGGACTGAATATGTCCAGGAAACATGAATACTGGAATggactgaatgaatgaaagtatgtatgtatgtatgaatgaatgaatattaaggAATTTTCCTCCATATCTCCCTTGTGCCCCAAAATGTCCCTAGCAGTCATATACCTTGATTCTAGAAGGGTTTTTAGAAATCATCTGACTCAATCTTTCATtctatatatgaggaaattgaaatccagAGACTTAAGATCCTACATTTGGAGATGGACAAGACCTTAAAAGTCATGTAgaccaacaccttcattttacagatgaagaaactgaagcctataaagggaaagtgacttgctccaggtcatTCAAGTAGGTAGAGGCAGAGCTGAGACTAAaatctggggcggggggggggggtagtttgCTTCTAATCCATtttcaaaagcttaaaaaaattttaactaataATTTATCTTATCTTCCTCACATGTTCCCtgctttgtaacaaatatgcatggtTAAGCAAAGCAAGTTTCATATTTGCCTTGTCTAAAaatggcagttttcatttttagtCCATCACCACTGTCAGGAGATAAATAGCATGCTTCATTATGGCTCCTCTGGACCCATAGTTGGCCATTCCACCCTCTCTTTCAGGCCAGGGAAAAAGTATTTGACCCTAATTcatataatattccatagtagGAATCAAACCGCTCCATCAGGTTTTAGTACCATTTCTACTACTTTAAGGAAGGGACCAAACATACTGGGAGGAAGAGGTATTCAGGCTCAGATTTCAGAATTTGTGTGTTCAAAAGAGTggatattggggcagctaggtggtgcagtggatagagtaccagccctggagtcgggagtatctgagttcaaatccgacttcagacacttaataattaccaagctgtgtggccttgggcaagtcacttaaccccattgccttgcaaaaaaacctaaaaaaagaaaaagattggatATTGCTTGTTTGGGGAAGCAGTGCTGAAAGAGGCCCTAAGTTCAGGGAAAGGGAAACTGTTGAGTATACAGGATGGTTTTGGAAAACTGGGCCCCTAGTCATTCTTCATTCAGTACTTGAATAGGCAGCACACACCCAACAACTTCCCCCAAATTATTTCTACCACCAGCTTGTCATGGAGAGCTGAAAATTTTCCATGAGAAATTAActaatttattttctccaataGGATTAGCATAGTACTATAATATAATAGGTACCTTAATTGTGTTTGATTATTCAGTaactggatctgtgatctcatcagtgCTGAGTACTCCCCCAGTACTTCACCATCCTATGCAACTCTTGTCCTTGTCCTTTAAATCTTTAATAGGGGTTCCATATAGTGGGTTGACAGTCTTCCCCTAGATCACTTGGCATTGATACCAATCAAGCATAAGGGTTGTCCAACAGTCATCCCTTGCTCTTATTATTGGCCAGTTCATCTGTTCTTCTGGTCACACGTTTCTCTGCTGACATCTTTACCCTCCTTTTCCTCAGCTCttcatttcaatattcatttgttAAGCACCTGATATGAGCAAGtgcagctaagtggagcagtggttaaagtactgatcttggagtcaggaggataggagttctaattcagtctcagacacttgacatgtactagttgtgtgaccttgggcaagtcacttaaccctgattgtctagcatccagggccatctccagtcttcctgattgatatctggccattagaaggtgaggctggtgacttagcacaggaccctctcactcaagtccaattcatgtgcttgtcatgacatcactttctctgatgtcatggttgtctttttgaatgaaggacaaacatcatcatcattattatatgcAAGATATTTTCCTAGATACTTCCTATTATCAAAAGACTTACATTCTAcatataattaaatacaaaatataatgtaatttgtaggggagaaggggagagggagagagagagagagagagagagagagagagagagagagagagaagagagagagagagagagaggggagagagagagaggagagagagaggagagagagagagaaagagagagagagagagagagagagagagagagagagagagagagagagagagagagagagagagagagagagagagagagaactaaaaaCTAGGGGGTAGTACTGGCTTTATCTGAGTTTTGAAGGGAGCTAAGGTTCCAAgagtgagaaagaaggaaagaaagattgttAGGCATAGAGAACAATCTCTATTCATATAtgaaggaaagatagaatgaCATACATAGGGAATAGCAGATAGACTAGTTTGACTGGAATAGAAAGTATCTGAGGGAGAGTAATAACAAATCAACCTGGAAAATGTTGGTTGGAGTCCTGGGCCTTTCCATTACTGTCTGGGTGATTCTCAACTTCAATTATCAGAGCTTATGGTGTTCCTTGACTAGAAGTAATCATTAATGGCCTTTCCCCCCCAGTTATTCCTTCACTTGAAAATAATGAACACTaaataaaatatcatgaaaaacaTTGCAGAGAATACCAAGAAGTATAAGATATAACTAAAGTACCATATTTGTACAACTGTACAATTTACAAAGTGCTCTCATGTCTTTTGCACCTCATTCAACCCTGTATAGTAGTCATAGAGTAGAACAGGTATGATTTTCTTGTctttacagaagagaaataagattGTGAACTTAgtagaactgaattcaaattctgccttagtcACAGGCtgtaatatgggaataataacagcacctatgtCACAGAGTTTTTC
This region includes:
- the HSPB2 gene encoding heat shock protein beta-2, whose protein sequence is MSGRSVPHAHPATTEYEFANPSRLGEQRFGEGLLPEEILTPTLYHGYYVRPRAARAGESGGAGASELRLSEGKFQVFLDVSHFTPDEVTVRTVDNLLEVSARHPQRLDRHGFVSREFCRTYVLPADVDPWRIRAALSHDGILQLEAPRGGRHLDTEVNEVHVSLLPRPPDQEEEGEGDWMGL